From Proteiniborus sp. MB09-C3, the proteins below share one genomic window:
- a CDS encoding ABC transporter ATP-binding protein, with protein MKRIIELLKISNVKLWTLFGILLLAITSSFFSILPTNILGETSKIIIDLLAGNGSVNTIKTILIIYVITLILGTIIRNVFCYLSSKFSNMIVFKIRNRTYSKLLKVNVNRLNEMDMGLVTNMVFNNTERLELIFSTSLFTMLSDILDLIIMSIFIIKIDPIILLILISVIPFTYFMAKRSGHEQKILAINRIDAGTKIINNLNDSYNNIDYIRVYNGEEREVKKFGQVNNEYRNISNMSDKKLSTFYVLEKTCRVIGTAIALSYVTFNIINGKVDTGSFLVIVIYSEKFFAPITNMIRYFQYLQQGFASIDNILAFLKEEDFIKYEFLKYKDTAPYLMSGEDLEISVNGNKVATCKNFNIKDKTINLVEGDNGSGKSSILKGLLGIYNIEKGLIYADKKLQYIEKIFAYSKQNAILFNLTVIENCLYPLDLESADSKTIETVKGFLSKLNFKDEQMYKIAGEGGCELSGGEQKKITFIRSMITPTPILILDEITSNIDAKSIQVMEKCIVEESKKRAIIYTTHQISNLISSHTKNIVKVERRQL; from the coding sequence GTGAAGAGAATTATAGAATTACTAAAAATATCTAATGTAAAATTGTGGACACTATTTGGTATTCTCCTTTTAGCTATTACATCTTCTTTCTTTTCTATATTACCAACAAATATTTTAGGAGAAACTTCAAAAATAATAATTGATTTATTAGCTGGTAATGGTAGCGTAAATACGATAAAAACTATTCTTATTATATATGTTATCACTTTGATCCTAGGTACTATTATAAGGAATGTGTTTTGCTATCTTTCGTCTAAATTTTCAAACATGATAGTCTTTAAAATTAGAAATAGAACTTATAGTAAGCTATTAAAAGTTAATGTAAATAGATTAAACGAAATGGATATGGGGTTAGTAACAAATATGGTATTTAATAATACTGAACGTTTAGAATTAATATTTAGTACATCTTTGTTTACTATGCTTTCGGATATTTTAGATTTAATTATAATGAGCATATTCATTATTAAAATTGATCCTATTATCCTTCTTATACTCATAAGCGTAATACCTTTTACCTATTTCATGGCCAAAAGATCAGGGCATGAACAAAAAATATTGGCAATAAATAGAATTGATGCTGGAACTAAAATTATAAATAATTTAAATGATTCATATAATAACATAGATTATATTAGAGTGTACAATGGTGAAGAAAGAGAGGTCAAGAAGTTTGGGCAAGTAAACAATGAATATAGAAACATATCCAATATGTCTGATAAGAAATTAAGTACATTCTATGTATTGGAAAAAACTTGTAGAGTCATTGGAACTGCTATTGCGCTTTCGTATGTAACATTTAACATTATTAATGGAAAAGTAGATACTGGTAGTTTCTTGGTTATTGTAATATATTCAGAAAAATTCTTTGCTCCCATAACTAATATGATAAGATATTTTCAATATCTTCAACAAGGTTTTGCTAGTATAGATAATATTTTAGCTTTTTTAAAAGAAGAAGATTTTATAAAGTATGAATTTTTGAAATACAAAGATACTGCTCCTTATTTAATGTCTGGAGAAGATCTGGAAATATCAGTAAATGGCAATAAAGTAGCTACTTGTAAGAACTTTAACATAAAGGATAAGACAATAAACCTTGTGGAAGGTGATAATGGAAGTGGAAAGTCATCAATATTAAAAGGTTTATTAGGCATTTATAACATTGAAAAAGGTCTCATATATGCCGATAAAAAATTACAATATATTGAGAAAATATTTGCTTATTCAAAGCAAAACGCCATATTATTTAATTTAACTGTAATTGAGAATTGCTTATATCCTCTAGATTTAGAAAGTGCAGATAGTAAGACAATTGAAACTGTTAAAGGGTTTCTTAGTAAACTAAACTTTAAGGATGAACAAATGTATAAGATTGCTGGTGAGGGTGGCTGTGAACTCTCAGGTGGAGAACAAAAGAAAATAACATTTATAAGATCTATGATTACCCCTACTCCAATATTGATATTGGATGAGATTACATCGAATATCGATGCTAAATCTATACAGGTTATGGAAAAGTGTATAGTTGAAGAAAGTAAAAAAAGAGCAATTATTTATACAACCCATCAAATCAGTAATTTGATAAGCTCTCATACT
- a CDS encoding radical SAM protein: MGPIGIELTNVCNFNCHHCYVDKGKSTVATLSFKQYTKILDFFISTDSINLFLTGGEPFMLNRFDEFYSYAIDKGFLTTIFTNGFILTDKIKLALTQKKPFAMEVSIYGMTDEIYSYITRVGTNCDVIFNNVNWFLKQGIDVELKYVAMKHNLHQLDKFIEYVKKNSIKHSINPALFPLLNEKHLETNFRLSSSELDVIIKKYPQKIKVDALQSQIRCDAGDLLYITSSGNLKGCPVLTREYSINWDVMTTYALEEIVDDIKLNINNKSYKYCPAWEELENKTKISSILKVKL, translated from the coding sequence ATGGGACCGATAGGCATTGAGTTAACAAATGTATGTAATTTCAACTGTCACCATTGTTATGTAGATAAAGGCAAAAGTACAGTTGCTACACTTAGTTTTAAGCAATATACTAAAATACTAGACTTTTTCATAAGTACTGATTCTATAAATCTTTTTCTGACTGGCGGTGAGCCATTTATGCTCAATAGGTTTGATGAATTTTATAGCTACGCGATTGACAAAGGATTTTTAACGACAATTTTTACAAATGGATTTATTTTAACAGATAAGATAAAGCTGGCACTTACTCAAAAGAAACCATTTGCTATGGAAGTAAGCATATACGGGATGACAGATGAGATATATTCATATATTACAAGAGTAGGAACTAATTGTGATGTTATCTTTAACAACGTTAATTGGTTTTTAAAACAAGGTATTGATGTTGAATTGAAATATGTTGCAATGAAGCATAATTTACACCAATTAGATAAATTTATTGAATATGTTAAAAAGAATAGTATAAAGCATTCTATAAATCCAGCATTATTTCCTCTTCTTAATGAAAAACATCTAGAAACTAATTTTAGATTATCTTCTTCTGAATTAGATGTGATTATAAAAAAGTATCCTCAAAAAATCAAAGTTGATGCTTTACAATCTCAAATTAGGTGTGATGCTGGAGATTTATTATATATAACCTCTAGTGGTAATCTAAAAGGTTGTCCTGTTCTTACAAGAGAATATTCAATAAATTGGGATGTGATGACAACTTATGCTCTAGAAGAGATTGTAGATGATATTAAGTTAAACATAAATAATAAATCTTATAAATATTGTCCCGCTTGGGAAGAGTTAGAAAATAAAACGAAGATCTCATCTATTTTAAAAGTAAAATTATAG
- a CDS encoding helix-turn-helix domain-containing protein has protein sequence MAKNKHLTDAERLQIEQWLKDRVSIKQIALKLDKSTSTISREIRSRAITSIKFVPYRTHNRCVERYDCHKHYLCSDKPNCTKRCSTCNLCNELCEAYQEQPCYKLFEPPYVCNGCIEEHQCVLRKKYYLHHQAHEAYREMLVESRIGANITEDELLVLDEIVSPLIMRGQSVHHIVTHNPDQFEVSEKSIYRYISGGLLKARNI, from the coding sequence GTGGCTAAAAATAAACATTTAACTGACGCTGAGCGTCTACAAATTGAACAATGGTTGAAGGATAGGGTATCCATCAAGCAGATTGCTCTGAAACTTGATAAGAGCACATCAACTATTTCAAGGGAGATTCGTTCTCGCGCCATAACCAGCATCAAATTTGTACCATACCGCACTCACAATAGGTGTGTGGAACGCTATGATTGCCATAAGCACTATCTTTGCAGTGACAAACCGAACTGCACAAAACGTTGCTCTACATGCAACCTTTGCAATGAATTATGCGAGGCTTACCAAGAACAGCCCTGTTACAAACTCTTTGAGCCGCCATATGTCTGCAACGGCTGTATAGAGGAGCACCAATGTGTTCTTCGAAAAAAATATTATCTTCACCACCAAGCTCATGAAGCTTATCGTGAAATGCTTGTGGAGTCTCGTATTGGAGCTAATATAACTGAGGATGAACTATTGGTGCTTGATGAGATTGTAAGCCCTTTAATCATGCGTGGCCAGTCAGTCCATCACATAGTCACACATAACCCAGATCAATTCGAGGTTAGTGAAAAATCCATTTATCGTTATATTTCAGGCGGCCTTCTAAAAGCTAGAAATATTTGA
- a CDS encoding S-layer homology domain-containing protein, translated as MRLRKTFVTITTCLLLFFSLNITYARMYFYDIFGHWAEDSIMWGANTVKLLNGYEDGSFNPDGDISRAEYVSLLYRTAKKQGIINDQQLENEALDYLDIDSGFWAYDHISRVKSFIDNKNSYVKFQDIFSGDNFLPNEKITREEATVLTYFFTTLPIDLKNISFNDIDDNYKYYNQITSMARNGIIFGNPDGTFKPENNITRAESVTIIQRLYKDMEYQKKSYIGDITLVESSNVATEYPLFGDYIDRKLDAKDLLYKRAIETLEYESLVGIIPFEEQHLYDSDPIKTIEELKKNKYDNIIGINYYLIKYESKAYNNQSQLIDEIFTSYANGAIVTDDELQIIFKKFSDLIENTDIMLRALDRWESTSSSEVVSNNALFMKSKIHMAEGNVSEAIRLYDNINSSNADIRIAQLMNQSHVLINLEKYDDAENILREGWEQIKGLDAYKFNSRKYDEQFIGALKEVLSLKQNY; from the coding sequence ATGAGATTAAGAAAAACATTTGTCACAATAACTACATGCTTATTATTATTTTTCAGCTTGAATATTACATATGCAAGAATGTATTTTTACGATATTTTTGGCCATTGGGCAGAAGATTCTATAATGTGGGGAGCCAATACTGTAAAATTGCTAAATGGATATGAAGATGGTTCCTTTAATCCAGATGGCGATATAAGTAGAGCTGAGTATGTATCATTACTTTATAGAACTGCAAAAAAACAAGGAATAATCAATGATCAACAGCTAGAAAATGAGGCTCTTGACTATTTAGACATAGATAGTGGCTTTTGGGCATATGATCACATTTCTAGAGTTAAGTCGTTTATAGATAATAAAAACAGCTATGTAAAGTTTCAAGATATATTTTCTGGAGATAATTTTCTTCCTAATGAAAAAATAACTAGAGAAGAAGCAACAGTTTTAACTTACTTTTTTACCACCTTGCCAATAGATTTAAAGAATATTAGCTTCAATGATATCGATGATAATTACAAGTACTATAATCAAATTACATCAATGGCTAGAAATGGAATAATTTTTGGAAATCCAGACGGAACATTTAAACCTGAAAATAATATTACTAGGGCTGAATCAGTTACAATTATTCAAAGATTATATAAAGATATGGAATACCAGAAGAAATCATATATTGGAGATATAACGCTTGTAGAAAGCAGTAATGTCGCTACGGAATATCCTTTATTTGGAGACTATATAGATAGAAAGCTCGATGCTAAGGATTTGCTTTATAAAAGGGCTATTGAAACGCTAGAGTATGAGTCTCTAGTTGGTATCATACCCTTTGAAGAGCAACATTTATATGACTCAGATCCTATAAAGACCATAGAGGAATTAAAGAAAAATAAATATGACAATATTATTGGGATAAATTATTACCTCATTAAATATGAGAGTAAAGCTTATAATAATCAATCCCAACTTATAGATGAAATATTTACTTCATATGCCAATGGTGCTATAGTAACTGACGATGAACTACAGATTATCTTTAAAAAGTTCTCTGATTTAATCGAAAACACAGATATAATGCTAAGAGCTTTAGATCGTTGGGAGAGCACATCATCAAGTGAAGTGGTTAGTAATAACGCTTTATTTATGAAATCTAAGATTCATATGGCGGAAGGAAATGTTAGTGAGGCAATAAGATTGTATGATAATATTAATAGCTCTAATGCTGATATACGAATTGCGCAATTAATGAATCAAAGTCATGTACTTATTAATCTAGAGAAATATGATGATGCTGAAAATATTCTTAGGGAAGGCTGGGAACAAATAAAAGGTTTAGATGCATATAAATTTAATAGTAGAAAATATGATGAACAGTTTATAGGAGCATTGAAAGAAGTTCTTAGTTTGAAGCAAAATTATTAA
- a CDS encoding N-6 DNA methylase, with protein MGTKNIYTLILKKIAKDSLDKIDKEQVDIYILGIKSILFFIGKSVLGIKYLKENKSISSEDIDVELIEKTYSIFLSRNFKEADKLFNDKILLNEELKINIVKVLKDIDKDELARFSLGELYETFITNKQEKLLGQVYTPEYIVKHMISLGITDEAIIENPYFSVVDPACGAGYFLLEAYDKIKQIFDENRTAIIQNYPKLEKEIKDGFHSFILKNNLTGFDIDPFAVYMTRVSLMLKGEIRDNLEINIFNKDIVVEKDYSLLDYLEEMILEDCSMGKYDLVIGNPPYIGHKSIDKDYRKILQDIYYDVYSDKADISYCFFKKGYQLLNKNGKLIFITSRYFLEAPSAKDLRKFLKNKYKIEEIIDFYGVNIFKGIGISPVIIKLLKIQSSKDNILVYRHKEGILPKKMNLELSRDFEKYYVSQEKLDDSGWLLASEEERQLFCKIEAQGEHLLDEVCLCNQGIITGCDKAFIVDIKTIERESLEKDICKPWVKNSEVRKFRNIQSKRFVLYTDLIDDLDEYKNTINHIAPYRNRLENRRECLAGTREWYKLQWGRDVGVFKQPKILFPYKASANEFTIEYGEMCCSADVYIISLRDNYINKISLEYLLAFLNSSLFEFYFKSVAKKLNEGMYEYYPNKLMTLKIKIGVEMESIENKVKKIMNLYYELGQTDTIEGNKESNCNVKYLEHEIEEEINYINNYFFRLYGLEKSEINIINKYV; from the coding sequence GTGGGAACTAAAAATATCTATACTTTAATCTTAAAAAAAATTGCTAAGGATTCTTTAGACAAGATAGATAAAGAACAAGTGGATATCTATATCCTAGGAATAAAAAGCATTTTATTTTTTATAGGTAAATCAGTATTAGGCATTAAATATTTAAAAGAAAATAAGAGTATTAGTTCAGAAGACATAGACGTAGAACTAATTGAAAAAACATATTCAATATTTTTATCTAGAAATTTTAAGGAAGCAGACAAATTATTTAATGACAAGATATTATTAAATGAAGAACTTAAAATTAATATTGTTAAAGTACTTAAAGATATAGATAAAGACGAATTAGCAAGATTTTCATTAGGTGAACTTTATGAGACTTTTATTACCAATAAGCAGGAAAAGTTGCTAGGGCAGGTTTATACACCAGAATATATAGTGAAACACATGATTTCTTTAGGGATAACTGATGAAGCAATTATAGAAAATCCATATTTTAGTGTTGTTGATCCAGCCTGTGGTGCGGGGTATTTCTTATTAGAAGCCTATGATAAAATAAAACAAATATTTGATGAAAACCGTACAGCTATAATTCAGAACTATCCTAAGCTAGAAAAAGAGATAAAAGATGGATTTCATTCATTTATATTGAAGAACAATTTAACAGGATTTGATATAGATCCCTTTGCAGTCTATATGACAAGAGTTTCACTGATGCTAAAAGGAGAGATAAGAGACAATCTTGAAATTAATATATTCAATAAAGACATTGTAGTGGAAAAGGACTATAGTCTATTAGATTATTTAGAGGAAATGATATTAGAAGATTGCAGCATGGGTAAGTATGATTTAGTAATAGGTAATCCTCCTTATATTGGCCATAAAAGCATTGATAAGGACTATAGAAAAATACTTCAAGATATATATTATGATGTTTATTCAGATAAAGCAGATATTTCCTATTGCTTCTTTAAAAAAGGATACCAGCTTCTTAACAAAAATGGGAAGTTGATTTTTATAACATCAAGATATTTTCTTGAAGCACCTTCAGCCAAGGATCTGAGAAAGTTTCTAAAAAATAAATATAAAATAGAAGAGATAATAGATTTTTATGGAGTAAATATTTTTAAGGGGATAGGTATTAGTCCGGTAATAATTAAGCTCCTTAAAATACAGTCGAGCAAAGATAACATTTTAGTATATAGACATAAGGAAGGCATACTTCCTAAAAAAATGAATCTAGAGCTTAGTAGAGATTTTGAAAAATATTATGTTAGCCAAGAGAAACTAGATGATAGTGGATGGCTATTGGCAAGTGAAGAGGAAAGACAGTTATTTTGTAAAATAGAGGCTCAGGGTGAACATCTTTTAGATGAGGTTTGCCTATGCAATCAAGGAATAATAACTGGATGCGATAAGGCTTTTATCGTAGATATTAAAACTATCGAAAGAGAGAGCCTTGAAAAAGATATTTGCAAACCTTGGGTGAAAAATAGTGAGGTAAGGAAATTTAGAAATATTCAAAGTAAACGATTTGTTTTATACACAGATTTGATTGATGATTTGGATGAGTATAAAAATACTATAAATCATATTGCACCTTATAGGAATAGACTTGAAAATAGGAGAGAATGTTTAGCTGGTACAAGGGAGTGGTATAAACTTCAATGGGGACGAGATGTTGGGGTTTTTAAGCAGCCTAAAATATTATTTCCTTATAAAGCCTCTGCTAATGAATTTACAATAGAGTATGGAGAAATGTGTTGTAGTGCTGATGTATATATAATAAGTCTCAGAGACAATTATATAAACAAAATATCTCTAGAATATTTGTTAGCCTTCCTAAATTCTTCGCTATTTGAGTTTTATTTTAAATCAGTTGCAAAAAAGTTGAATGAAGGTATGTATGAATATTATCCTAATAAACTCATGACTCTAAAAATTAAAATTGGCGTAGAAATGGAGTCAATAGAGAATAAAGTTAAGAAAATAATGAATTTATATTATGAACTTGGACAAACAGATACTATAGAAGGGAACAAAGAGTCTAATTGTAACGTTAAATATCTAGAGCATGAAATTGAAGAAGAAATCAATTATATAAATAACTATTTTTTTAGGCTATATGGACTTGAAAAAAGTGAAATTAACATCATTAATAAATATGTATAA
- a CDS encoding ribonuclease H-like domain-containing protein, translated as MEVIRHVLDEQIDIPDTLKNQIADRKVCFMDIETTGFSRKYNHIILIGLLYTNNSKTEIIQFFGNDEKDEKNLLCNFIRYVSDFEVMITFNGDAFDIPFINCRLVHHSIDYQIKNIQSIDMLKIIRNKKNLLGLEKYNLKSIEKLLGINREDTISGKESVEMYYKYIKTKNNNIKDIILRHNYEDIYNLPKIMKIFDIIDYKSRINFKTEYLNYSIDIAVEVESIECKGNMMHVEGLTNTLNLPDEMHYGTSHTFKWCPQTGKIQISLEIESGKLSDGSKCIYYDSKVLELNTNEINRLKYNLPDNILILSHNGNILADNIEILIKYLWQELSKNKF; from the coding sequence ATGGAAGTTATTAGGCATGTATTAGATGAACAAATTGATATTCCAGATACGCTTAAAAATCAGATAGCAGATAGAAAAGTTTGTTTTATGGATATTGAAACTACAGGTTTTAGTAGAAAGTACAATCATATAATTCTAATTGGGCTCTTGTATACTAATAATTCGAAAACGGAAATCATACAATTTTTTGGCAATGATGAAAAGGATGAAAAAAATCTACTATGTAATTTTATTAGATATGTATCAGATTTTGAAGTAATGATTACTTTTAATGGTGATGCTTTTGATATACCTTTTATTAATTGCAGGCTTGTTCATCATAGCATAGATTATCAAATAAAAAATATTCAAAGTATCGATATGTTAAAGATTATTAGAAATAAGAAAAACTTATTAGGCCTAGAAAAATATAATCTCAAGAGTATAGAAAAATTATTAGGAATAAATCGAGAAGACACTATAAGCGGTAAAGAAAGTGTAGAAATGTATTATAAGTATATTAAAACAAAAAATAATAATATTAAGGACATTATTTTAAGGCATAATTACGAAGATATATATAATCTTCCAAAAATCATGAAGATATTTGATATTATAGACTATAAAAGTAGAATTAATTTTAAAACAGAATATCTTAATTATAGTATTGATATAGCTGTTGAAGTAGAAAGCATTGAGTGTAAGGGTAATATGATGCATGTGGAAGGCTTAACCAATACTCTAAATTTACCAGATGAAATGCATTATGGAACTTCTCATACATTCAAATGGTGTCCACAAACAGGCAAGATTCAGATTAGCCTAGAGATAGAAAGTGGGAAACTATCTGATGGGAGCAAATGTATATATTATGATTCAAAAGTCCTAGAGCTGAATACTAATGAAATCAATAGATTAAAGTATAATTTGCCAGATAATATATTAATACTTAGCCATAATGGTAATATTTTAGCAGATAATATTGAGATTTTGATAAAATATCTATGGCAAGAGCTTAGCAAGAATAAATTTTAG